Part of the Capsicum annuum cultivar UCD-10X-F1 chromosome 12, UCD10Xv1.1, whole genome shotgun sequence genome is shown below.
ATTTCTAAAGCGATAattattttagataattttatttttacgaaAGCAACACTTATTTTGAATGGATGGAGTTTTATATAATACTTTATTGCATTAATGAAATTAATGCTTGAATAGATCATTTGTCATTTGTATAATACTTTATTGCATTAATGAATATAAATGCCCGAATAGATCATTTGTCATTGTTATATAACACCAcacattattattttaatatcgtTTGttgaatttcatataaaaaataatgttattaAATGATCATAATATTTCCTAAAAATCGAAATTATTAATTGATGAAGgaacaatattttcacttttcctactagtaataaaaaatttagtggATCATCATTCTAAGATAAGCACCTACTAATTTTGGCCCCCATATTTGATGTTACTCAATCAATTAGTAAGGTTAAATAATAAAGATTGTATGAATTATGATGCCAAGGACCTTGAAGTAGAACAATTATTGTTCACAATATTTATTCTTTTACATGCTcgtccatctttacttgtccatTATTGACTTGGTATACATTTAGGAAACAATaaacaatataataattatacattGATTTTTCatactttgaatataataaatctaatactttaaaaattatattaaataatgatTAGTATTTAATAACACGgatacacaaaataataaattatacattgatttttcaaactaaaCAAACATTGTTAGACATCAATGTTTAATAGACAACATAAATTCCAACAGTTTAAAACTTAATTACCTAAAGTTCTGATTTagagtctgtcgagatacataattagctcccaatacattcaacgaagacATATAagtagttgagatttttgtaattacttcgTAAGGGTTGGATTTGTGtaaataataagttaaagatgtatgtttatgttattttttttttttggggataatactcacaaaaatacctgaactttgaccgaattttcagttgagcatactgaactttgcaggggttctattacccccagacttcttttttgtattttaatggcatatatctgctcACTTGGGCACGTGTAAATATGAGGTTGGCGCATGTATTACACGCGCCAATACACGTGTAAAACGAGATTAACGTGTGTATTACACGCGCCAGCTGTCGAAACTGGGTATAGAGTTTCGGGGGaaattaaatccactttaaaaagtctagggggtaataggacccccgcaaagttcagtatgatcaactgaaaattcggtcaaaattcaggtatttttatgaatattattctcttttttttttttagtatagtGTACATGTAAAAATGAACGGAGAGTATATCTAGAGGAAAAAACAATATAGTATTAACATCATATTGCGTGTTTTGGTTAAGTTCATGATCATACCCAATTGATAGAAGTTTCATTGGgagtataatatttatttaatgttTTAAGCAACAATGTTGAactagtcatatatatatatctaatgtTTAGCCAAAAATAACTAAATCTTTGTTGTATAAACTTCTGGTGCGACATAACTGATGTTACTCCAAAGTGGTTATACGACGTCAACTTTGTTTAATTGGCTTAATCATCACCAACTTTAAAAAACCCCTTGAGTCGATTTTTCTCTTTAATGGTACTAATAATAACCTGTTTTCTTAACCATTTGAAATGGGCAGATACTGTTTTCTTAACCATTTGAAATGGGCAGATAAGCATTCAGTACCCCTCCGAATTATGACCAAAGTTGCAACGACATCCTTCAACTTCGCAGTCttattatcccctgaactcaattttagcggaTTTTTGTTACCCTTTTAGGCTGACGTGGCACCTTTTATTATGTAAAATGAGGCCCACATCAAAGCTAAAATAGTTGACAAAAGGTGCCACGTCAcgtaaaaaggttgacaaaaatatgttaaaatttagtTCATGGAGGTAATAGAACCCCcgtgaagttgaagtgtgtcgtagcaaatttgatcatagtttaaGAGGGTACTAcaagtgtgtcgtagcaaatttgatcatagtttaaGAGGGTACAAGATGCTTTAACAATTGCTTCGATTTGAATTATCCGGAGAACGCAATGCAtgacatatgtatatatatcaaaaaaGATGGACAATCAAACCTATTTTTCGATTCACTCAAACGAATTTATATGAAACAACATAAGTGAAAAAAATGGTATGAAAAAACTTGGTACTGGTAAGACTGTGGATGGAGAACAAAACATTCAGTAACACTATTCAACAAAAGAACAAATCAAAGGTCACCAAATTGGGACCAAAATGGTAAGTAAGGTCTAATaaataatgcaacaaatgacataaaaCTACATGCAAATTTTTTGATCCAAAAGAAGCTAGAGTATGTGATGATGGCAAACAATTTTAGGCCTTGGACTGACCGATTTCGACGTCCTCTTTCTCTATTCcttctttcaacaatttcagttCCTCTTCTGTCAAGCTGTTTTTGGCAGCATGAGGACTCTTGGTGTTGGTTTGTTTTTCAACCTCGACGGCCCAACTGTAGATCACCATGCCCGCAATTGCAACGAGCATTCCCAATATGTTCTTGAGAGTTAACGCGGAATCAAAGAGCAGCCAGCCTAAAGTCAGGACACACACGGTCTTCATGTGGCCTAGAACCTGGAAGGAAACTGCAGAGAATCGCCCGATGCAGAGATACTGACTCACGTTGCAGAACACAGCTAATGAACACGAAAGGAGTATAAAGAACTGCAGAAAGTGCCACACATCAGAAAATAACCGATCAAATGTGCATCATAACCTCGGAATGACAAGGCTGTTTTATACTTACAATGGCACCAGAAGAATACTTGTAGTCTAGTAATAGGTTTCCAGTAAGATAGAAGTCGCAAAAAGGACCCAACACAAGGAGGGAGCAAGCTTGTATCGGAGCTGTTTTACTCAATAGCTCAAAGGATCCGATTGAGTACTTTTTCTGCAAAGAGCCTATTGACTGCACCGAAAAACCGTCGCTTGATCACAAAAATGCAACCACAAGTTTAAGAGAACAACGAAAGGGTAACAAATTAACCAAGGAGCTAAGAGCTTGatgataaaatatactacatgACTAGCGTGAGCGTCAGCAGGgcattctttctttgttctcCGTTTAGTATCTGCAGGTAACTGTTACTAAACTCTGCAACGGTAAGAAGCAAGCTTTCGCCCCATATACCACAGAACAGGGACCAAATAAAAAGGTCAACTTCATgttttctctttctcaaccttTTACTCCTCGATTAAAAGCAAAACGACTACTATAGCAACCTGTTTGGGACTGAGGCGTACTTCTTGTATTGCTCTTAATTGAGGGGTAAAAGCAGAAAGAGGAGAACATGAAGATTTTGAACTTCTTGAGCTTTTTAAAACAAGAAGCGATTCTTGTCGCAGGAAGCAAAAACAAAGCAAACTTCCATTCTTTTATGGGAGAAAAGGGAAGAACGAAAAACGGAAAAAATTTAGACGTTTATCCTTTAGCTTCTACGAGAGAGAATGTATCTTTGTTACGGATAAACAAAACCGATAGATACTATAGCAGTTCCCCTGATAGATTAATTGTCCCTCAAAAAGGAAAGCTAACTGAGTTCGTAATGACAAATTACAACAACATTACCCAGTGTAACGCCAGGGTCTGCGGAGGGTAGGACATACACAGACCTTACGCCTAACTTTATAAGGTAGAGAATCTGCTTCCAAAAGACCCTAGACTCAAAAGGGAAAATCAAACCCACAAAAATAGAAGAAGCAAATCACAAAAGACACCTAACATGCTAAAGAATTTATTTGTTCAACTTTTGATGCTAGTGATCTTAAATCAAGAACCGAACGAAATATTTTTCTTCTGGAATTCTTTTTAAGTATTCAGCCTTTTGCATAAAGCTATGAAGAATAGAGTATACTCACAATTTGCTGCAATGATGTTGACAGAACCGCAACACAAGCACAAATAAAACCTTTGATATTAACCTTGACATCAGTTACTGTGCAAACACCCACACCAATAACGACAACCACAACAGACATTTTAACCTCCCTCGTGTAACGCTTGTTATGAAGGATCCATTCCATCACGCAAACCACTGGAATCATGCTCAACTTTGATATCTACaccaaagaaaatgaaaaagttaCGCATATAAAATGAAGTTTCACCAAGGAACCAAAATAAAACAAGTGGCagtctatgttgctcggactcgtcaaaaatgtcaatgggtgcgCATCGGATTCGccaaaaatattgtatttttgaagaatctgacacgggtgcggcatcgaaagtgaagagttaAGTGGCACTACATTCTATAATGCATAGCAACCTACTATCAATGAATTGGAGTTGATTAAAACAAAAAGCAATTGGTTCAGCTCAAATAAGACTAGCAGTACACTTCTTCTCTGCTTGCTAACAGTTTCGAACTAACTTTTCTCACAAAAGCTATAACTAATGAAAAGATCAAAATGAGAAAAACGTGAAGAAATGTTTTTTTTTGAGAGGTAACAACAAAGATTACAGACAGAACACAAAAGCGACTAGAGTATACAACAAAAGAGAGAATATCATACTTGGTAAAACCCAACTGAATTCATCATGAGACTTAAGTTCATCCCTGTGATAGACATGTTTGCAACAACTGAGAACCAGATAAGTTCCCACAAAGGTACATGCTTTGATGCGGATAGCCCAGTGGCATTTGACACCATCCCAACAAGTGCCGTCACAGCGAAATGGAACCCAGTCAATGTTGTCGCTGGAGAAAACAAAACCATGAAATTAAAAATGACATGTGGACCATTTGAATTTGGAAGCATACACTAAAGAGAGAGAATTTGGACGTAATAAAAACAGTAGACTTCTAAACCTGAGGAGCGGAAGAAGGAAAACAAGAACAGAAAATTCTAGCGCCAAAAATCTTAGGATCCATCACTAAGCCGGAATGAAGTTATTTCAGTTCACTGTATCTAGAATAAGACGGGCTTCATTCAAAAAGGTCTGATAGCCTCGATGTGATTTATTTCAAGCGAACATCTTTTTTTTCAGAACCAAAACTTCAAAGATAGTGGAAATGTAGCAAATTCGAATATAACCGTATATAAACATTCAACAGCATTTCAAATCTTAAGACGAACTTGGACGAGAAATTAGAGAAAAGATAAGTGGAGGCAAAAGTCGAAGAGAAGCCAAGAGCATGGGTTAGCAAAGCGGATCAAAATATGGTTGTAATTCATCTCAATTTTATAGGTGCTAAACATTATACTGTTAATATCTCATTTTTCGAGTCTTAGTCTCCCATATCTAACTTTTTTTCCCCTCTTTAGTGATCAATTATAGGTTTATAGTTTCATATGCTTCTACTCGAGAATTGAACATATGCTCCATTAAGCTTGCTATCAACTGTAATATGATACTTTGCATTCATTGTTAATCTAACTGAAAATAAccctatgttttccttcttctcaGTTCATAATTGAACATATTATCAATACAAATTCAAGAATCGGATCATATTGCATACTTATGAACCGAAAACTTAATAAACTGAGCTGAATTAATCCAAAATCCACCCAATCGACCAGGATGTAGACAATTACAACATTTTGTATTTATGCACATATCTACGATAAAGTTATCAATTCCCCATATCTAACCATCTCTTTTTTTTGCTCACTTTAGTGATTAATTAGAGTGGACTAGAAGATCACGGTTCAAGCCATGGAAACAACCTCTTGTAGAAATGCAGGGCGAACAAATAGATCCTTATGATATGGCCCTTCCCCGCACAAtgcacatagcgggagctttagtacaCCATGCTTCCCTAGTGATTAATTAGAGGTTATCTAGTCAAGAATTGAATATATGCTCCATTGAGCTCATTATGAAACGTAAGCATGATACCCTCTATTCAGTACTCATCTAGCCAAAAACActagttctttttcttcttctacattcaTAATTGAACgtatcatgattatgataatttcaaGATTTGGATCAGACTGCCTATTTATGAATCCAAAACTAAATAACTTGAACCGAATCCCACCGAATCGACTAGGTAGATCCAAGATCAGATTAACTTTTGTTTTTTGCTCACTTAAGTGATTATTAGAGCTGAATTTATCGAATCTTCACCAACAAGATGAAAATTCAGGTAGCTAACCAACTAACTGAACTACTACTTTCTTCCTCCTCCATTCATAATTGAACACATTATGATTACAATAAACTCGAGATTCAGATCAAATTGCACATTTATGAATCCAAAACTTAATTACTTAAGCTCAATTAATCCAAAATCCACCAAATCTACCCGGACACATACAATTAATTACaacattttgaatttattaacaaaatcaaacataaaagtTATCGGTGCATCCACCCACCCACCACCTCCAAATCCTGGATCCACCGCCAAAATATGAAATGAGATCTGAACAACAccgaaaaaattaaacaaaaataaaaaatcaaaaacaaataagaaatgAGGAATCTTTACCAAATGTGAATGAATAATTCGTCAAAAGCTGCTTGTTAGCCATGATAATTCCCACCGAACTAACAACATTCATCGCCCATGCCCCTACATCCGATACCACCGATTTCTTCTCGCTTTCCATACTTATAGCCATCCCAAGAAATTCAGCTATCTATCTAAATATATACGCACAAGAGGCCTTTACCGATTCACAGAATTctgtatgtaaatatatatatatatatatatatatatgcacaagaGGCCTTAGAAACCCACCCGTCTCTCGTTTACAGAGAAGGGCAGGATAATTCAAAAAAACAACAAGTAcgtaaaaatgaaaaagatacaCAAACACAAAATGATGGTGGATCTAATAAGTAGCTAGCAACAAGTGCTATATGATGATATTATAAGCAATATACATCACTTTGCTTTGTAttgtagagagagaaagaagagagagagagagagaagaagggCATGTGGGATGTATGCGTTGTGTTTTTGCTTCTTTGCGTGTGAAAGGAAGAGAGAGGGAAGTGAagatctgaatttttttttttggaatttttgaagagAAATGAAAGAGAGTGAGTATTTTACGATTCTCCACCGTTGTTTTCGATGCTACTATACGATATACTAGTGTacatcaccttttttttttttttttttttttttgcgctTTTCGAAAAATTTTCCtgtcctttttctttttggttgtATTTGCCTATTTGGtatcaaaataaatttccatAAAAAGAATATTCTTAGGAAATAACATAATTAGAGACGGAGCAAGAATTTTCACTAAAAGgttaaatatttataagaaattattCGAAGGAGGTCCaacaactaatatatatattaaaaagaaataatttattgaattttcactaaCAAGTTAATTTTTTACGTGATAtataaaaagatgattttccacgtCAAAGTGGAGCGATCATAtggtaattttttttcaagtggTATGCTTCGTGGCATTCCGTTAGAGGAAagagcatttttgagccaaaaatttaatgaaagatatttttgcttcatttcagataattcaaaaataattttaatccttTTATAAATTAGTTGGATGTCATCGTCATTGTTAGTGGAGAATATGGTGGTTACGCTATAGGGATGGTATTGAAGCAAACGATGAGTGGAGATAATATTTTGGGGCGACATATTTAGAGTGAGATAGTATTATTGATTGATGAGTGAGTGAATTTGGaaaaacaaattatctatttatcttatataaaaattaaacaatTCATTTTCAAATCAGTTACTCATTATTCATAAATTCTAAATTACTCTCAAATTCGATAATTTAATTTCAATAACATTATGGTTCATTGACACTAATTCAAGGTGATTTCTCTCATGATATGATTCCTACCAACAAACACTTCACCCCATCTTTAATACTActacattaattaaaaaaaaataaaaaattaaaattaaattcataaaatataaatCCCGAATTTATATCTGGTCATTATTATTAGTGTTACCCTCGTCCCAAACTTAGCACCATATTGTTTGCTAAGATTATGtatcaatatataaatattttaaattgacattattttatttacttatctaatataagaaaatatattccaaaatagcatattttttgaaaatcgttTCCTTCGTATCGACTTCAAATATaactctctctttccttcttcaAAATAATCAATTAATGGGAAAAAATATTGGATACTCCTTTAAGTAGAATAATAGTCATTTCGTGTGGGGTCCATTGAATTCTTTTTTGAAGAAATATTATAAGTAGACAATAGgtttaaatactactccctccgtctcaaattatgatgacatattaattaagaaaaataattaatttatcgtAGTACCTCTATTAAACGATAGTTACAtgctaatttgaaaaaaaaataattaatgcaaagaggaaaatatgaaaaaaaaaattatcttgtcttgattaatgggaaatcaaattagaaaatttgggacagaGAAAGTATGTACTtcgttcatttttatttgttcattaattttttaaattaaaaaatattattaaatatctaTTGTTAATataatgaagaattttttttttaaatatacctAAAATTTGACGAAATTTACTATAGCACGCTTCAACTTTACGAAAATCCTATGACCCACTCCccagattatttttttaatcgtATTTCTGTGGCATATATTTACTTAGTTGGACCATTTCAGACCCTTACACACTCAGTGTGCGTGTATTTATATAGTGGTCTAGCTGACAAATATATGTCatagaaatatgataaaaaataatctaggAGGTCATAGAACCCCCATAAAATTAAGGCGTGTTACaataaattttgtgaaaatttagGTATATTTTAAACCTTTCTCTTTGGACAAGcaaagatggaaaatattttatgtgTGTGTGTTATATTTCTTTAAATTTGCTTTTTCAATTTGGTGTAGCTTTGATACAAGTTTGGTCCAAAGCTAACATAAAATTCACTTCTTAATGTCAAGTTGTATCGACTAACaagaattttaaaagaaaattaaaaaaatcaaagtataatACCTTTATATTTAATGAAATTTGGTAGATCTATTTCAACTATAGTTAAATAAGCATGTTATATTTAAGTAAACTTAAAGATATTTGGTTTTGAAACTAGAGAATGTAGCATATCTAGAGCAATTGGGGAGATCATACGTAAGgtcaaatttgttatatatttaaaagtcCTCTCTAGACCtttaatctaatatatatatatatatatatatgtgtttacgaTAACCGTGATGTCTAGATCAACTTGCATGCAGCTTGACTATTAATGCCGCGAAATATCTGTCACTTTTCATTAATAATAGATACGCCCTATCGTTGAAAAAACTCTCATTTTTTGATTGACTACTAATAAAGCTCCGAACCAAGTATGATTCGGATCATaatcaaaagttaaaaataaaacatGATCTACCTTTAAGTGCGATATGAActattgatttatcattttatgtaaTTGCAAATGACTAATTAGGTTATTACACCTTGATATCAACATGTATGCACAACATTGTTCGATTTGCACCTTTGCACGCTCAACTTCACCCATTCTAGCGGAGATTAATTGAGGCCGCACCCTCAAGGACTTGGAAGGTGTTTAACCATAAATATTATTCACGATATTTCCAAATACTTTTTTGGCCATAAAAATCAAAAACGCATTCCgaaatatattttcacaatttttgattatttgaaaaatagattttttcactctttttgaaCTCAATTATCCTATCACTTTATAAACAAATACATCCaatgtctattttttatttttttattttgaaaatactttgGCCAAACACAACTCAGACTctatttcaacttcaaaaataccaaataaagtgaatgtttgttatttttatggccaaacgggtAATTAATAATTATGCCAGTGATCAAAAGtgcaacaaaaggaaaaaaaattggaCAATTTTGAATAGCACAAAAGCAAATTTTAGACCTTTTTTCCTGTTAACATATTTACTTTAACTAGGATGATATCGTTACAAG
Proteins encoded:
- the LOC107851001 gene encoding UDP-rhamnose/UDP-galactose transporter 1, producing MAISMESEKKSVVSDVGAWAMNVVSSVGIIMANKQLLTNYSFTFATTLTGFHFAVTALVGMVSNATGLSASKHVPLWELIWFSVVANMSITGMNLSLMMNSVGFYQISKLSMIPVVCVMEWILHNKRYTREVKMSVVVVVIGVGVCTVTDVKVNIKGFICACVAVLSTSLQQISIGSLQKKYSIGSFELLSKTAPIQACSLLVLGPFCDFYLTGNLLLDYKYSSGAIFFILLSCSLAVFCNVSQYLCIGRFSAVSFQVLGHMKTVCVLTLGWLLFDSALTLKNILGMLVAIAGMVIYSWAVEVEKQTNTKSPHAAKNSLTEEELKLLKEGIEKEDVEIGQSKA